In Cystobacter ferrugineus, the following proteins share a genomic window:
- a CDS encoding DUF4350 domain-containing protein — MKTARLVAFYGVLVALALALGLATNQAEPPSPRPSVDNPGALGLRALYLYLEESGARVLALREAFAGAPLPDELRTVVVATPMGRPVTPAEVRRLREWVSRGGTLVYLASREAGMRPPALEEWLPLSEAPLVAASAEGLPPGEKDLTGTTVRVWGRVGTTRELEWLRVSLDQGLTVDRPEAVPVAGARGVAVMWRVPEGRGEVYVLAGTDLAENRRLELLDNLRFWDALAARGPLGFDEYHQGVAPAGEPPSARALWVFAAQMLAVGLLYAVSRGTRFGVPRPLVEERHRSSLEYVRSLGWLARRARVERELVPELGRQLRRHMHERLGISPELPEEEAARLVEQRCGLSAADYLAEREALIRTLEQRDIRPADYARLVRRYARLEALLTGRASRPAGPS; from the coding sequence ATGAAGACGGCCCGGCTGGTGGCCTTCTACGGCGTGCTGGTGGCGCTCGCGCTCGCGCTGGGGCTCGCGACGAACCAGGCGGAGCCCCCTTCTCCCCGGCCCTCGGTGGACAACCCGGGCGCCCTGGGGCTCCGGGCGCTGTACCTGTACCTCGAGGAGTCGGGAGCCCGGGTGTTGGCGCTCCGGGAGGCATTCGCTGGCGCTCCCCTGCCCGACGAGCTGCGCACGGTGGTGGTGGCCACGCCCATGGGCCGGCCCGTGACGCCCGCCGAGGTGCGGCGCCTGCGCGAGTGGGTGTCCCGGGGCGGCACCCTCGTCTACCTCGCGTCGAGGGAGGCCGGGATGCGGCCCCCGGCCCTGGAGGAGTGGCTTCCGTTGTCCGAGGCGCCCCTGGTGGCCGCGAGCGCCGAGGGCCTGCCTCCCGGCGAGAAGGATCTCACGGGAACGACGGTGCGCGTCTGGGGGCGCGTGGGCACCACGAGGGAGCTGGAGTGGCTGCGCGTGTCGCTGGATCAAGGCCTCACGGTGGACCGGCCCGAGGCGGTGCCGGTCGCGGGGGCCCGGGGGGTGGCGGTGATGTGGCGGGTGCCCGAGGGACGCGGCGAGGTGTACGTGCTGGCGGGGACGGATCTGGCGGAGAACCGGCGGCTGGAGCTGTTGGACAACCTGCGCTTCTGGGATGCGCTGGCGGCGCGAGGGCCCCTCGGCTTCGACGAGTACCACCAGGGAGTGGCTCCCGCCGGGGAGCCTCCGTCGGCCCGGGCGCTGTGGGTCTTCGCGGCGCAGATGCTGGCGGTGGGGTTGCTCTACGCGGTGTCCCGGGGGACGCGCTTCGGTGTGCCCCGGCCGCTGGTGGAGGAGCGGCACCGCTCGTCACTCGAGTACGTGCGCTCCCTGGGCTGGCTCGCGCGGCGCGCCCGGGTGGAGCGGGAGCTGGTGCCGGAGCTGGGGCGTCAGTTGCGGCGGCACATGCATGAGCGCCTGGGCATCTCCCCCGAGCTGCCCGAGGAGGAGGCGGCGCGGCTCGTGGAGCAGCGCTGTGGACTGAGCGCGGCGGACTACCTGGCGGAGCGGGAAGCGCTCATCCGCACCCTGGAGCAGCGCGACATCCGCCCCGCGGACTACGCGCGGCTGGTGCGCCGGTACGCGCGGCTGGAGGCGCTCCTCACCGGACGGGCGTCGCGTCCCGCGGGACCTTCCTAG
- a CDS encoding M15 family metallopeptidase yields the protein MKRSYSHQEPTRLCRTKEEVALQSNYGPQKVPNEFEGNDSFEKISKIFGNPLLKSFEQQHIVSVDLVGFGPRKNEVWKIDVNRKLAPLFTAAFEKIKAANLPYTLHASGGYFFRYQLNDTVRDALIHRPEYAELRKQPGFQGRWNIECARHDLEHKSFDDIIPYKKGVRAKKALLSNHSWGNAIDLNDATNPYSSEKRFDMPRRIVEIMASFGFRWGGYYHDYMHFEYLRASVAGMSDEEPPQVFFPFNTEQKRESPLKYFFLNEGGKGGYFPLGQQQNLHGGVHLEPDSSGALVPVQAAMPGYIVAARLMAPGTGGDNPVLQEATEGRHLGFVLIRHDLVTLEDKKESEQIHPLYSLYMHLASPKWDVACQEFEKAPWLASFLKMQFGAVVDLDPESASVGKTLWAQAKVEPEASSFRVQERDKPLSARKGERIVALGKPSPKDVEEALKAFKEGSIVTFDRPLFPVAAGETIGFVAQGVRVTSPPPRYLHWEMFSLPGDKGGVQVLLEKSGNLKRLFKQVQELRPNNFLEMPSEHTSGDTNEVQSILGETGVQIVKELLNDKYGMRLRRYFNEGKAFFPAGASSSDTNAAPFTYPFELEISNPHKYQGEPGRGSCDLEVTYKKAGAPLPEARRGERITLMPDQGKVLLTVPAEADEIVLWSEHFFLDQPVVVKVEEVRPKRLESREALFAKVVTQQWRNLVLDHVNEWTPKGLVDQLDARKEAGYFDLPEDGGKSYEKLKEQLLPLCWWSRPKSEQDKFGEVPVLGADTGKSLFGADGHLLPEDANLVTMHPVTALWLIDLLLEKEAIAFKKAWPPVTLKRDEGSLQPLYLGLLYKEPQPLVGMELLSVLVQHGYGTTDGANATDVTFWISGKGAGANAQSPLVLCRAPYNEGVALGRLRFPFWGQWEMYATNGNAQRFEPIKTGTTALVLSKPEPAGENFALGTARPDPSGKLRTLLTGSFVIRVNWPAALAGYLVFEYWREPKGGQPEAPAFSNLALPVIAHRPPEERVEGGLRYRGENIVGVEKEKSNPKVTASFSFMDFVRHKRLGPVFVGTSLANFNLAVALARRVQELQDVCRAKSRKDKSIPLTVTRLEASGLELLVVPTSEKAEDLQAIVDRLPLLSEKPDLKVERAEDEPAIRLTYTPPRSAGPLGFEFDPGPVLGRLAAQALSEAGDCLHVRPRFIAPNGGHSLLAGKATVEGQEDLIEVSAEDIKAACGHDYLELVADRSLPPVRRFEFGDTAIKMGRGKLIAEVRLHGDLRQWSGASPFIKLEGGAESKNTLVGSVLRADWELVNKKNELLPGRWGTTLEFSAGLAHPNKVATPPPPVRWAVEVKPRLDELTLELKKSEIRFVGSAHCIPTDVDLQIVCERMIREGVVQEMSALTGDLSVESAREQPVEALWAEDAFITGSIRYKVSARDHFGRCTEEGVFEASLPKAALKKDSGPFRFTWRPRVAKEGDPLQVHGIAVQAVSAPVVTSTEMGLVR from the coding sequence ATGAAACGGAGCTACAGCCATCAAGAGCCGACACGCCTCTGCAGAACCAAGGAAGAGGTTGCGCTCCAATCCAACTATGGTCCCCAGAAGGTTCCAAACGAGTTCGAGGGCAACGACTCGTTCGAGAAGATCTCCAAGATCTTCGGCAACCCCCTCCTCAAGAGCTTCGAGCAGCAACACATCGTCTCCGTGGATTTGGTGGGTTTCGGTCCCCGGAAGAACGAGGTCTGGAAGATCGACGTCAACCGCAAGCTGGCACCTCTTTTCACCGCGGCGTTCGAGAAGATCAAGGCCGCCAACCTGCCCTATACCCTGCATGCGTCCGGTGGTTACTTCTTTCGCTATCAGCTGAACGACACGGTTCGGGATGCCCTCATTCATCGCCCTGAATACGCGGAGTTGCGCAAGCAGCCCGGTTTCCAGGGCCGCTGGAACATCGAATGTGCCAGGCACGACCTCGAGCACAAGAGCTTTGACGACATCATCCCGTACAAGAAAGGTGTCCGGGCCAAGAAGGCGCTGCTCTCCAATCACTCGTGGGGCAACGCCATCGATCTCAACGACGCGACGAATCCCTACAGCAGCGAGAAGCGCTTCGACATGCCCCGGAGGATCGTGGAGATCATGGCGAGCTTCGGGTTCCGCTGGGGAGGCTACTACCACGACTACATGCACTTCGAGTACCTGCGTGCCAGCGTCGCCGGGATGTCCGACGAGGAGCCGCCGCAGGTGTTCTTCCCCTTCAACACGGAGCAGAAGCGCGAGTCTCCGCTCAAGTACTTCTTCCTCAACGAGGGAGGCAAGGGCGGCTACTTCCCGCTGGGACAGCAACAGAACCTGCACGGGGGCGTGCATCTGGAGCCGGACTCGTCTGGCGCCCTGGTGCCGGTCCAGGCCGCCATGCCCGGGTACATCGTGGCCGCGCGGCTCATGGCGCCGGGAACGGGTGGAGACAATCCCGTCCTCCAGGAGGCCACCGAGGGCCGCCATCTGGGATTCGTGCTGATCCGGCACGATCTGGTGACGCTCGAGGACAAGAAGGAGTCCGAGCAGATCCATCCGCTCTATAGCTTGTACATGCACCTGGCGTCCCCGAAGTGGGACGTCGCGTGCCAGGAGTTCGAGAAGGCGCCCTGGCTCGCGTCCTTCCTGAAGATGCAATTCGGCGCGGTGGTGGATCTCGATCCGGAAAGCGCAAGCGTCGGCAAGACCCTTTGGGCCCAGGCGAAGGTGGAGCCCGAGGCGTCCTCCTTTCGGGTGCAGGAGCGCGACAAGCCCCTGTCCGCCAGGAAGGGCGAGCGCATCGTGGCCCTGGGCAAGCCCAGTCCCAAGGACGTCGAGGAAGCCCTCAAGGCCTTCAAGGAGGGCTCCATCGTCACCTTTGATCGTCCGCTCTTCCCCGTGGCCGCGGGTGAGACGATCGGCTTTGTCGCTCAGGGCGTTCGCGTCACCAGTCCGCCGCCCAGATACCTGCATTGGGAAATGTTCTCCCTTCCGGGAGACAAGGGCGGGGTCCAGGTCCTCCTGGAGAAGTCAGGGAACTTGAAGCGCTTGTTCAAGCAGGTCCAGGAACTCAGGCCCAACAACTTCCTGGAAATGCCTTCGGAGCACACCTCGGGTGATACCAACGAGGTCCAGAGCATCCTCGGGGAGACGGGAGTCCAGATCGTCAAGGAGTTGCTCAACGACAAGTACGGCATGCGGCTGCGGAGGTACTTCAACGAAGGTAAGGCGTTCTTTCCGGCGGGGGCGTCTTCTAGCGATACCAATGCCGCTCCCTTCACTTATCCCTTCGAACTCGAGATCTCGAACCCGCACAAGTACCAGGGCGAGCCAGGACGTGGCTCCTGCGACCTCGAGGTCACCTATAAGAAGGCGGGAGCCCCACTCCCGGAAGCACGGCGAGGGGAGCGCATCACCCTCATGCCGGATCAGGGCAAGGTCTTACTGACCGTGCCCGCGGAGGCGGATGAGATCGTGCTCTGGTCGGAGCACTTCTTCCTCGATCAACCCGTGGTGGTGAAGGTGGAGGAGGTGCGCCCCAAGCGACTCGAGAGTCGCGAGGCGCTCTTCGCGAAGGTCGTGACCCAGCAATGGCGCAACCTCGTATTGGACCACGTGAACGAGTGGACGCCGAAGGGCCTCGTCGATCAACTCGATGCGCGCAAGGAGGCCGGCTACTTCGATCTGCCAGAGGATGGCGGCAAGTCCTACGAGAAGCTGAAGGAACAACTCCTACCGCTGTGCTGGTGGTCCCGTCCGAAGAGTGAGCAAGACAAGTTCGGTGAGGTTCCGGTGCTGGGAGCGGACACCGGGAAGAGTCTTTTCGGCGCGGATGGTCATCTGCTGCCCGAGGACGCCAATCTTGTCACCATGCACCCGGTCACGGCGCTGTGGCTCATCGATCTGCTGCTCGAGAAGGAGGCCATCGCATTCAAGAAGGCCTGGCCACCTGTCACGCTCAAGCGCGACGAGGGCTCCCTGCAACCGCTCTATCTGGGCCTGCTCTACAAGGAGCCACAGCCACTGGTTGGGATGGAGTTGCTGTCCGTGCTGGTACAGCACGGCTATGGCACGACCGACGGTGCGAACGCGACCGATGTGACCTTTTGGATCTCCGGGAAAGGGGCGGGTGCGAATGCACAATCTCCATTGGTTTTGTGCCGTGCGCCCTACAACGAGGGGGTTGCGCTTGGGCGTCTTCGCTTCCCCTTCTGGGGTCAGTGGGAGATGTACGCCACCAATGGGAATGCACAGCGCTTCGAGCCCATCAAGACCGGGACGACGGCACTCGTCCTGTCCAAGCCCGAGCCTGCCGGGGAGAACTTCGCGCTCGGCACGGCCAGGCCGGATCCCTCCGGCAAGCTCCGCACCCTCCTTACGGGCAGTTTCGTCATCCGTGTGAACTGGCCCGCCGCACTCGCCGGCTACCTTGTGTTCGAGTACTGGCGGGAGCCCAAGGGTGGTCAACCCGAGGCACCAGCCTTCAGCAATCTGGCGCTTCCAGTCATTGCGCACAGGCCTCCCGAGGAGCGTGTGGAGGGAGGGCTGAGATACCGGGGCGAGAACATCGTGGGCGTGGAAAAGGAGAAGAGCAACCCCAAGGTCACGGCCAGCTTCTCCTTCATGGATTTCGTCAGGCATAAACGATTGGGGCCAGTTTTCGTGGGCACCTCGTTGGCGAACTTCAATCTGGCGGTTGCCCTGGCGAGGCGTGTGCAGGAGTTACAAGATGTGTGCCGTGCCAAGAGCCGCAAGGACAAGAGCATTCCCCTGACGGTGACGCGGCTCGAAGCCAGCGGCCTCGAACTGCTCGTCGTCCCCACTTCGGAAAAAGCCGAGGACCTCCAGGCCATTGTGGATAGATTGCCGCTGCTCTCCGAAAAGCCTGACCTCAAGGTCGAGCGAGCGGAGGACGAGCCGGCCATCCGGCTCACCTACACTCCGCCACGCTCCGCAGGTCCACTCGGCTTCGAATTCGATCCAGGGCCCGTGCTGGGGCGGCTCGCCGCGCAGGCTCTCTCCGAGGCAGGTGACTGCCTCCACGTCCGTCCCCGCTTCATCGCGCCCAATGGCGGGCACTCGCTGCTGGCCGGGAAGGCCACCGTGGAGGGCCAGGAGGACCTCATCGAGGTCTCGGCGGAAGACATCAAGGCTGCCTGTGGCCATGATTACCTCGAGCTCGTCGCGGACAGGAGTCTGCCCCCCGTGCGCCGGTTCGAGTTCGGCGATACCGCGATCAAGATGGGCCGCGGCAAGCTCATCGCCGAGGTGCGCCTGCACGGCGATCTCCGTCAATGGTCCGGGGCCAGCCCCTTCATCAAGCTCGAGGGAGGCGCGGAATCGAAGAACACGCTCGTGGGCTCTGTGCTCCGGGCGGACTGGGAGCTGGTCAACAAGAAGAATGAGCTTCTGCCCGGCCGGTGGGGAACGACGCTCGAGTTCTCCGCCGGGCTCGCCCATCCCAACAAGGTGGCGACGCCTCCGCCGCCAGTGCGCTGGGCGGTCGAGGTCAAGCCGCGCCTCGACGAGCTCACGCTGGAGCTCAAGAAGTCGGAGATCCGGTTCGTGGGCAGCGCCCACTGCATCCCCACGGATGTCGACCTCCAGATCGTCTGTGAGCGGATGATCCGCGAAGGCGTGGTGCAGGAGATGTCTGCCCTCACCGGAGACCTGTCCGTGGAGAGCGCCCGTGAGCAGCCCGTCGAGGCGCTATGGGCGGAGGACGCGTTCATCACCGGCTCCATCCGGTACAAGGTCTCGGCCCGCGACCACTTCGGGCGTTGCACGGAGGAGGGAGTCTTCGAGGCTTCCCTTCCCAAGGCCGCGCTCAAGAAGGACTCGGGACCCTTCCGCTTCACCTGGCGCCCTCGGGTGGCGAAGGAAGGCGACCCACTCCAGGTTCATGGCATCGCCGTCCAGGCGGTGTCCGCTCCCGTGGTGACCTCCACGGAAATGGGACTCGTCAGATGA
- a CDS encoding FG-GAP repeat protein, protein MVGVTHCSKADYAKSRRRFQQAYGAGEYTQAVETLRRAKESCWGALDATARGWLVSDLGLAALRAGQPDFCLQILAEAPRELEPQSRVARAIAHNRGLCTGASVAAPPATTPGTSLPVQVMAGLRVSSPQEASTALTREWRAPYELREGALPARRERELRRCTDLDGVDVRDVDVTVTNDFYAFRMKSIHCRALRRVAQAQPSRTSHVRELLSMKKPGEVLPAALAQVFSDEDAARMAQARHAGRSWHDVDEQLRLEVSPDETRGGELEVHGAVIEGYLEWWATGDFNADGYEDVLVFRSLGATGGTISDQAAFVLTRTRSKGVLEVVERLD, encoded by the coding sequence GTGGTGGGCGTCACCCACTGCTCCAAGGCCGACTACGCCAAAAGCCGGCGGCGCTTCCAGCAAGCCTATGGGGCGGGCGAGTACACCCAGGCTGTCGAGACCTTGCGACGCGCGAAGGAGAGCTGCTGGGGGGCTCTCGACGCCACGGCCCGCGGCTGGTTGGTGTCCGACCTCGGACTCGCCGCGCTGCGCGCCGGTCAACCGGACTTCTGTCTCCAGATACTCGCCGAGGCGCCCAGGGAACTCGAGCCCCAGTCACGCGTCGCGCGGGCCATCGCGCACAATCGGGGACTCTGTACCGGAGCGTCTGTCGCGGCCCCTCCGGCCACCACACCGGGAACCTCCCTCCCAGTACAGGTGATGGCGGGGCTCCGGGTTTCGTCTCCGCAAGAAGCTTCCACGGCGCTCACCCGCGAATGGCGCGCGCCCTATGAGCTTCGCGAGGGGGCTTTGCCGGCACGACGGGAGCGCGAACTCCGCCGTTGTACCGACCTGGACGGGGTCGACGTGAGGGATGTCGACGTCACGGTGACAAACGACTTCTACGCCTTCCGGATGAAGTCCATCCATTGTCGCGCCCTTCGGCGGGTGGCCCAGGCGCAACCTTCGCGTACCAGCCACGTGAGAGAGCTCCTCTCGATGAAGAAGCCAGGCGAGGTGCTTCCGGCGGCCCTGGCTCAAGTGTTCTCCGACGAAGACGCCGCGCGGATGGCCCAGGCGCGGCACGCGGGGCGCTCCTGGCATGACGTCGACGAACAACTGCGCTTGGAGGTTTCGCCGGACGAGACACGAGGAGGCGAGCTTGAAGTGCACGGCGCTGTCATTGAGGGATACCTGGAGTGGTGGGCGACCGGGGACTTCAATGCAGACGGGTACGAGGATGTGCTCGTCTTCCGCAGTCTGGGCGCCACCGGTGGAACCATTTCCGACCAGGCGGCCTTCGTGCTGACCCGCACACGCTCCAAGGGAGTTCTCGAGGTCGTGGAACGCCTGGATTGA
- a CDS encoding TolC family protein: protein MIALLTVVSLTLGAAEAAEPATPPVLTLNEALQEAREKNLDLKVARARLDQALLQSRRAWAGYLPTVTVGGSYTRNSAEAVLTLPGGGEPVTIQPYDQLGAQAEVRQAILAPTLWPAIRNAGIAEEVSTLNTEYTRREILFGVAQAYFSAASLQEAIRATQFLLEVNQAREKDTQTRFDAGTVTRVALLRAQLDRARAEQDLVRARNSYDSARLALATLLQRESPNFTLQLPEVPEVPAVDQELARKAQEARPDVLAARRNLDLAVGRRTGAWFAYLPNVGFSGVYRLTNAAGFTGQAGTWTLTLNGSWTLWDGGLREVALREESARVAEASALQTAAETKVTQEVATARLDYENARSNLSKAEEALALARETQRLTEISFKAGVATYLEVADANSALTNAEVGAISERLQTSLAALRLQRAAGLFAAED from the coding sequence ATGATCGCCCTGCTCACGGTGGTTTCCCTCACCCTGGGGGCCGCTGAAGCCGCCGAGCCCGCGACGCCGCCGGTGCTCACGCTCAACGAGGCCCTCCAGGAGGCACGCGAGAAGAACCTGGACCTGAAGGTGGCGCGCGCCCGGTTGGATCAGGCGCTGTTGCAGTCGCGCCGCGCCTGGGCCGGCTACCTGCCCACCGTCACGGTGGGCGGCAGCTACACGCGCAACTCCGCGGAAGCCGTCCTGACGCTGCCCGGTGGTGGAGAACCGGTCACCATCCAGCCGTATGATCAGCTCGGCGCCCAGGCCGAGGTGCGCCAGGCCATCCTCGCGCCGACGCTCTGGCCCGCCATCCGCAACGCGGGCATCGCCGAGGAGGTGTCCACGCTGAACACGGAGTACACGCGCCGGGAGATCCTCTTCGGCGTGGCCCAGGCCTACTTCAGCGCGGCGAGCCTCCAGGAGGCCATCCGCGCCACGCAGTTCCTCCTGGAGGTCAACCAGGCGCGCGAGAAGGACACGCAGACCCGCTTCGACGCGGGCACCGTCACGCGCGTGGCCCTCCTGCGCGCGCAGCTCGACCGGGCGCGCGCCGAGCAGGACCTGGTCCGGGCGCGCAACTCCTATGACTCCGCGCGGCTGGCGCTCGCCACGCTCCTGCAGCGCGAGTCGCCGAACTTCACCCTGCAGCTTCCCGAGGTGCCCGAGGTGCCGGCGGTGGATCAGGAACTCGCCCGCAAGGCGCAGGAGGCGCGTCCGGACGTGCTCGCCGCGCGGCGCAACCTGGACCTCGCGGTGGGCCGCCGCACCGGCGCGTGGTTCGCCTACCTGCCCAATGTGGGCTTCTCGGGCGTCTACCGGTTGACCAACGCCGCGGGCTTCACGGGCCAGGCGGGCACGTGGACGTTGACGCTCAACGGCTCGTGGACGCTGTGGGACGGCGGTCTGCGCGAGGTCGCCCTGCGCGAGGAGTCCGCCCGGGTGGCCGAGGCCTCCGCCCTCCAGACGGCGGCGGAGACCAAGGTGACGCAGGAAGTGGCCACGGCGCGGCTGGACTACGAAAACGCCCGCTCCAACCTGTCCAAGGCCGAGGAGGCCCTGGCCCTGGCGCGTGAGACGCAGCGGCTCACGGAGATCAGCTTCAAGGCGGGCGTGGCGACGTACCTGGAAGTGGCGGACGCCAACTCCGCGCTGACCAACGCCGAGGTGGGCGCCATCTCCGAGCGTCTGCAGACCTCGCTCGCCGCCCTGCGGCTGCAGCGCGCCGCCGGCCTCTTCGCGGCGGAAGACTGA
- a CDS encoding efflux RND transporter permease subunit: MQWLASICVRKPVLASVLILLICVLGGVGYSKLTVDRFPKLDFPTVVVVTRLPGSAAEEMETDITDKVEEAVNTVAGIDELSSVTSEGVSTVIITFVLEKDVDVAVQEVRDRINQIAYELPKDVETPIVQKFDPDAVPVIILSLQSNRPVREITEYADRVLRRRLETVQGVGQVSLIGGTKRQVNVWLDPVKMRAAGVSAAEVQRAIAGQNMSLPGGSIETGPQNLTLRLRGRVTSVEEMGQLVLRENGGNILRVQDVARVEDGQEEATTAARRDGSPAVLLSIRKQSGENTVSLVQEVRRRVGELNSTLPPGYTLEVVRDNSETTITSVHAVQEHLILGAFFAALVVLLFLGSWRSTIISALAIPVSIIGTFGMMQMAGLNLNTISLLALALAVGIVIDDAIVVLENIHRFIHEKKLKPFPAAILATKEIGLAVLATTLSLIAVFLPVAFMGGIPGRFLASFGWTMAFSIAVSLVVSFTLTPMLCARWLVGGSAAPEHGHERKPLLERITDKVYMPIERAYERALRWVMAHRWVAVVASVAALGSCIPLAKSVPAGFLPKSDEAQFQVSIRTPEGMSMETTLLEAERVAREIRETIPETTSTLVTIGDNTDKTPNVAALFIKIVNPDQRSETQDDIMDRVRRDITSKLPKEYRVSVTNAPLFGGGGTQAAVQYVVRGPDFDELGKQATILMEKLKGIHGVVDVDSNLIIGKPEVSAYINRSRAADLGVQVSDVATTMQMAVGGLEVSNYAEAGNLYDVRLRAEYDARDSMEALSQLTVPSTRLGTVPLTDVVTLKREEGPSQINRMNRQRQIMISANTIPGVSTGQVVEQFNKLIADTKLPPGYSAAPAGMSREIGRTFQNFIVAFGMAFVFMYLILAAQFGSWIHPITILLSLPLTVPFALISLVIFRQQLDMYSMLGLLVLFGVVKKNSILQIDHTNQLRGEGLPRLEAIIHGSKDRLRPILMTTLSFVAGMLPLLFSRGVGASFNQATAGVVVGGQTLSLVLTLLVTPVAYSLMDDASSWFNRKFGSKRTPEETGEAEVERAYGGDTLAELRPAHGKEAA; this comes from the coding sequence ATGCAATGGCTCGCCAGTATTTGTGTTCGTAAGCCCGTCCTCGCGTCGGTGCTCATCCTGCTGATCTGCGTGCTCGGCGGCGTCGGCTACTCGAAGCTCACCGTCGATCGTTTCCCCAAGCTGGACTTTCCCACCGTGGTGGTGGTGACGCGTCTGCCGGGCTCCGCCGCCGAGGAGATGGAGACGGACATCACGGACAAGGTCGAGGAGGCGGTCAACACCGTCGCCGGCATCGACGAGCTGTCCTCCGTCACGTCCGAGGGCGTCAGCACGGTCATCATCACGTTCGTGCTGGAGAAGGACGTGGATGTGGCCGTGCAGGAAGTGCGCGACCGCATCAACCAGATCGCCTACGAGCTGCCCAAGGACGTGGAGACGCCGATCGTCCAGAAGTTCGATCCGGACGCGGTGCCGGTCATCATCCTGTCGTTGCAGTCCAACCGGCCCGTGCGGGAGATCACCGAGTACGCGGACCGCGTGCTGCGCCGCCGGCTGGAGACGGTGCAGGGCGTGGGTCAGGTGTCGCTCATCGGTGGCACCAAGCGCCAGGTGAACGTGTGGTTGGATCCGGTGAAGATGCGGGCGGCGGGGGTGAGCGCGGCGGAAGTGCAGCGCGCCATCGCCGGCCAGAACATGTCGCTGCCGGGCGGCAGCATCGAGACGGGTCCGCAGAACCTCACCCTGCGCCTGCGTGGTCGCGTCACCAGCGTGGAGGAGATGGGCCAGCTCGTGCTGCGCGAGAACGGGGGCAACATCCTGCGCGTGCAGGACGTGGCCCGGGTGGAGGACGGCCAGGAGGAGGCGACGACGGCGGCCCGGCGCGATGGCAGTCCGGCGGTGCTCCTGTCCATCCGCAAGCAGTCGGGTGAGAACACCGTGTCGCTCGTGCAGGAGGTGCGCCGGCGCGTGGGCGAGCTCAACTCGACGCTGCCGCCGGGCTACACGCTGGAGGTGGTGCGCGACAACTCGGAGACCACCATCACCAGCGTGCACGCGGTGCAGGAGCACCTCATCCTCGGCGCGTTCTTCGCCGCGCTCGTGGTGCTCCTGTTCCTGGGGAGCTGGCGCAGCACCATCATCTCCGCGCTCGCCATTCCCGTGTCCATCATCGGCACCTTCGGGATGATGCAGATGGCGGGGCTCAACCTGAACACCATCAGCCTGCTGGCGCTCGCGCTCGCGGTGGGCATCGTCATCGACGACGCCATCGTGGTGCTCGAGAACATCCACCGCTTCATCCACGAGAAGAAGCTCAAGCCCTTCCCGGCCGCCATCCTGGCCACCAAGGAGATCGGCCTCGCGGTGCTCGCCACCACGCTGTCGCTCATCGCGGTGTTCCTCCCGGTGGCCTTCATGGGCGGCATCCCCGGGCGCTTCCTGGCCAGCTTCGGCTGGACGATGGCCTTCTCCATCGCCGTGTCGCTGGTGGTGTCCTTCACGCTCACGCCCATGCTGTGCGCGCGCTGGCTGGTGGGTGGCTCGGCGGCGCCCGAGCATGGTCATGAACGCAAGCCGTTGCTCGAGCGCATCACGGACAAGGTCTACATGCCCATCGAGCGCGCCTATGAGCGCGCCCTGCGCTGGGTGATGGCGCACCGCTGGGTGGCCGTGGTGGCGTCGGTGGCCGCGCTGGGCTCGTGCATCCCCCTGGCGAAGTCGGTCCCCGCGGGCTTCCTGCCCAAGAGCGACGAGGCCCAGTTCCAGGTGTCCATCCGCACCCCGGAGGGCATGAGCATGGAGACCACCCTCCTGGAGGCCGAGCGCGTGGCGCGGGAGATCCGCGAGACGATTCCGGAGACCACCTCCACGCTCGTCACCATCGGTGACAACACCGACAAGACGCCCAACGTGGCCGCGCTCTTCATCAAGATCGTCAACCCGGATCAGCGCAGCGAGACCCAGGACGACATCATGGACCGGGTGCGCCGGGACATCACCTCGAAGCTGCCCAAGGAGTACCGGGTGAGCGTGACCAACGCGCCGCTGTTCGGCGGCGGTGGCACCCAGGCCGCGGTGCAGTACGTGGTGCGCGGGCCCGACTTCGACGAGCTGGGCAAGCAGGCCACCATCCTCATGGAGAAGCTCAAGGGCATCCATGGCGTGGTGGACGTGGACAGCAACCTCATCATCGGCAAGCCCGAGGTGAGCGCGTACATCAACCGTTCGCGTGCCGCGGACCTGGGCGTGCAGGTGTCCGACGTGGCCACCACCATGCAGATGGCGGTGGGCGGTCTCGAGGTGTCCAACTACGCGGAGGCCGGCAATTTGTACGACGTGCGGCTGCGCGCCGAGTATGATGCGCGTGACAGCATGGAGGCGCTCTCGCAGCTCACCGTGCCCTCCACGCGTCTGGGCACCGTGCCACTCACGGACGTGGTGACGCTCAAGCGCGAGGAAGGCCCCTCGCAGATCAACCGCATGAACCGCCAGCGGCAGATCATGATCAGCGCCAACACGATTCCGGGCGTGAGCACCGGCCAGGTCGTCGAGCAGTTCAACAAGCTCATCGCCGACACGAAGCTTCCGCCGGGCTACTCGGCGGCGCCCGCGGGCATGTCGCGTGAGATTGGCCGCACGTTCCAGAACTTCATCGTGGCCTTCGGCATGGCCTTCGTCTTCATGTACCTCATCCTCGCGGCGCAGTTCGGCTCGTGGATCCACCCCATCACCATCCTCCTGTCTCTGCCCCTCACCGTGCCTTTCGCGCTCATCTCCCTGGTCATCTTCAGGCAGCAGCTCGACATGTACTCGATGCTCGGCCTGTTGGTGCTCTTCGGCGTCGTGAAGAAGAACTCCATCTTGCAGATCGACCACACCAACCAGTTGCGCGGCGAGGGACTGCCGCGGCTGGAGGCCATCATCCACGGCAGCAAGGACCGCTTGCGCCCCATCCTGATGACCACGTTGTCCTTCGTGGCGGGCATGCTCCCGCTGCTGTTCTCCCGCGGCGTCGGCGCGAGCTTCAACCAGGCCACCGCCGGCGTGGTGGTGGGTGGCCAGACGCTGTCGCTGGTGCTCACGCTGCTGGTGACCCCCGTGGCGTACTCGCTGATGGACGACGCGTCGTCGTGGTTCAACCGCAAGTTCGGCTCCAAGCGCACGCCCGAGGAGACGGGCGAGGCGGAGGTGGAGCGGGCCTATGGCGGCGACACCCTCGCCGAGCTGCGCCCGGCGCACGGCAAGGAGGCCGCATGA